From Paenibacillus sp. FSL H8-0537:
CGTAATGATAAGTCGCAGCCTTATTCATTCTTCTATTTAAAGTGTACACGGCTTTGCCATCCTTCTATTTGAAGCCCACTTCGCACACAAAAAAGCTCCCCATCTACGCAGTGCAACTTCTGCATAGTTGAGGAGCTTAGGTTTAAGCTGGGTTTAGCTAAAAGGCGCGTCCGCGATTTTAATCGAATCAGTCGGGCAGCCGTCTACTGCATCTTGCATATCGTCATAAAGATCTTCCGAGATTGCAACACAGCCTTTATTGCCGTCGTTGCCGAAAATCACCTCTGCCAGACCTTCATCATCGTAATCATAAATGTCAGGAGCCGTTGCGCCGCATGCGCCGCATGCAATACAAGTATCCTTTTCTACCCAAGTGTACTTAGCCATTCAAAATACCTCCCATAAAGTGACGGAATAATGCCGCTATATAGCTTGTCTTCCGTTAATGACATCATAATAATAAAGCTTCATTCATCAATATATACCATCATTCGGCCTTTGGCAACCTGACACCGCGTTTAAAAATCTTCCTTTTGCAGCGAAGTGCCCCGCAGCCGCTTATTGCGAATCAGTGCGGAAGGATCATCGCTGAGCATCCCCGCCGTTAACACCGCATCCTCGCCAAACTTGTCCCGCAGCAAGTCCATCGTCTTTGTCAGCGCTTCCTTCCGCGGCTGCTCCTCATAATTGAACAGATCCAGCTGAACCGCTGTATTCATCTCAGGCGACAAATTTTGCAGCGTAACTCCTAGCAGCCTCACCGGCTCTCCCTCCGGCCAATGCTTATCGAACAAGCGGCAGGCTTCCTGAAAAATATCTTCCATTGCATGCGTTGGCGAGCGAAACGTATTCGAACGGGTAATGGTCGACATGTCTGGTCTGCGAACCGTAATTTGTACCGTAAGAGCCATCAGCTTCTGCCTTCTAAGCCGCCGTGCGGTCTGATCCGATAAGTTAAGCAGAACACGGTGAATATCTTCCCTGACGATAAAATCCTTCGGCAGCGTCGTCGTATGACCGATCGACTTATTCACTTCCCGCTCTCCATTCACAGGAGCGTGGTCAATGCCACTTGCTGCCCCTTTCATCCATGCTCCAACGACGCCAAACTGCTTAATGAGCAGCCGTTCATCCGTCTGTGCAAGCTGTCCAATTGTGCGAATATTGAGCCGAGCCAGCTTGTCCGCCGTCTTTTTCCCAATGCCGAATAGCACGCCGCACGGCTTGTCCCATAGCAGCTCTGGCACATCACGCAGCCGCAGCACCGTCATCCCATTCGGTTTTTTCATATCCGAGGCCATCTTCGCCAGCAGCTTATTCGGAGCAATGCCAATAGAGCTGGGCAGCTGCCACTCTGTACGGATACGCTCCTGCAAAGCGCTGGCAATTTCCAGCGGTGTTCCAAATATTTTCGAACCGGTTATATCCATATAACATTCATCTATTGAAACAGCTTCTACCATATCTGTATAGCTTCTGGCAATCGTCATAAAACCTCGTGAATATTTGCGGTATAAATGGAAGTCCGGCTGAATAAGGATGAGATCAGGACAACGTCTAAGCCCCTCGCGCACCGTCATGCCCGTCTTGACCCCTAGCCTTCTGGCTGTATATGAGCAGGTGACGATAATCCCTTTGCGCAGCTCCACGCTGCCGGCAACGGCCGTTGGTTTATCTTTATATTTATCCGGCTCCTCCGCCTCATGGACAGAGCAGTAGAAGGCATTCATATCCAGATGCAAAATGACGCGGCCCTTCGCTGGATAATGCTCATTCGTATTCGTCATTGTATGGTTCCACCACCTGCGAGGAGATCCGCTTGAACACTTAGTCTCCACCGTTGTTTATTTGTACTTATCAGCATACCGCTGCCAATGTAGCAAGTCAATTGAACAACAGCGAACTGCAAAAGTCACAAGCGAAAACGGCTGTCTCCGTCCTCTGGCGGCAATGCAACCGTTTCGATTAAAAAAAGTAATGGCTCCCCTCTACATTCCAGTCAACTAGTGTTATAATAATTCATTATAATTGTAAAGGCTATCAGTGAAGAAGGAGGCCTTCTGGCCATGACAATGAATTTATCTATTTTTGACACGACGCTGCGTGATGGTACGCAAGGAGAAGGCATCAGCCTATCAGCGGAGGACAAGCTGAAGATCGCTTTAAAGCTTGATGCACTAGGCGTTCATTATATTGAGGGCGGCAACCCGGGAAGCAATAGCAAGGATATTGAGTTTTTCGAGCGCATTAAAGCGTATAATTTGCGAGCGAAGATTACGGCATTCGGCAGTACTAGACGCAAGTTCAGTCTGGCTCACCAGGATGCTAATTTGCTTAGAATTAAAGAATCCGGCGTTCCTGCAGCGACGTTAGTTGGAAAATCTTGGGATTTCCACGTACACACCGCTCTGCAAACGACGCTTGAAGAAAACATAGCTATGGTCTACGACTCGCTTGCTTTCCTCAAGCATAACGGTATTGAAGCGATGTTTGACGCGGAGCATTTCTTCGACGGGTACAAGCATAACCCGGAATACGCGCTGGCTGTGCTGCGCAAGGCGCAGGAAGCGGGAACGGATTGGCTCGTGCTTTGCGATACGAATGGCGGCACGCTGCCGGGCGAAATTCACGAAATCGTGTCGCGTGTTCGCGCCGAGCTGAATGCTCCTATCGGTATTCATACGCACAACGACTGTGAGCTCGCCGTTGCCAACTCGCTTGCTGCCGTGCAAGCCGGAGCTCGTCAAATACAAGGTACGATCAATGGGTATGGCGAACGCTGCGGCAATGCCAACCTTTGTTCGATTATTCCCAATTTGCAGCTTAAAATGGGCTATAACTGTTTGCCGGATGACAAGCTGAGCACGCTAACAGGAACCGCACGTTTTGTCAGTGAAATTGCCAACGTTCATATGCCTGTAGGACAGCCTTATGTCGGCAATGCAGCTTTCGCCCATAAAGGCGGCATTCACGTGTCAGCGATTATGAAGGATTCCAAAACCTATGAGCATATCGCGCCGGAACTCGTTGGCAACAAACAGCGCATACTCGTCTCCGAGCTGGCAGGCCAAAGCAACATCATATCCAAGGCCCAGGAGCTTGGCCTCGATGTGAATGCCAACAACGAGAAAACGAAGCAAATTATGGAGCGGATTAAAGACTTGGAGCATCAAGGCTATCAATTTGAAGGTGCTGATGCATCGCTTGAGCTGCTGCTTAGAGAAGCTTTTGGCGAGGTCGAAGAAATTTTCACGGTCGAGTCCTTTAAAATGCTGGTGGAAAACTCGCAAGGCGCGCTCCGCACCGAGGCGATCGTCAAGCTGAACGTTGGCGGCGAGCAGGTTTACACCGCTGCGGAAGGCAACGGCCCTGTCAACGCGCTTGATAACGCCTTAAGAAAGGCTCTCGTGCAGTTTTATCCAAAAATCAAGCAGATCCATTTGTCCGACTACAAAGTTCGTGTAATCGACGAGAAAGACGCTACAGCCGCTAAAGTGCGCGTACTTGTAGAGTCTACTAGCATCGACAACACATGGAGCACCGTAGGAGTTTCTAACAATGTAATCGAAGCAAGCTGGGAAGCATTGGTTGACGGCATTCGCTACGCTCTGCTTAACATGGGCAAACCCGATGCTATTGATGCCCCTGTAACCGAGCAGCATGGACTAGTAAACCATTAATTTAGCGCATAAGAGGCAGCTGTAACGATAATAAAGGGCATTCCGCAAGCCATAAGTAATAACTGGCTTGCAGGAATGCCCTTTTTTTAATATAGGAAAGTATATGATTTTTCTATCCTTTCTCTATATTCCAACCTCGAAACGGTAGCTTTGCCGCCAGAGGACGGCGACAGACATTTACGGTTGTGTTTTGATAAAATGGTCGAACGCTATTTTTGCAGGCAGCTCCAATGATGCTCCCTTCTTAAGCGGCTGTCTCCGCAGCAACTGCTCTGTACCGGGCCCTTAGTCGAAAAAACATGCCCATGCTGGCAATCGTCAAAAAGCTTCCAATAAGCTGCGCAGTATTTAAATATTCATTAAGCAGAAAATAAGCCAAAATCATGGCCAGCACCGGCTCGCCGATAATCGCCATCGAAACGTTCGTCGCCCCAATGTGCTTCAGCAGCATATTAAACACCAAATGTCCGAAGATCGTCGGAATAATCGCAAGCAAGACGAAATACATCCATTCCTCCGCAGCATACCCCGTCAATGCAATTTGATTGACGAGATTGTAAATGAACATGACTGTTCCTGCAATCAAAAAAACCATTAAGCTATAAAGATTCGAGGGCAGGCTGCTGCTGACCTTTTGCCCAGCTATCATATACACGGCAACCGCCATCGTTCCGAGCAAGGACAATAAATCGCCAAATAATGCCTCACGCGAAATTCCGATATCGCCCCAAGCGATAACGAAGGAGCCCAATACCGCCATCGCCATACAAAGGCTGCCGGCTATCGTCTGGCGCTCTTTAAATAGAAGAAACGAGCCAAGCATCACAAAAAATGGCTGCAGCGTTATAAATACCATGGAGCTTGCAACAGACGTATATTTCAGCGATTCCATCCACAACAAAAAATGCAGGCCGAGAAAAAAGCCTGCACAACTTAAAACCATCCACTCTTTGCCGGTTAGCCGAATCGTTCGCAGCACCTTCCACGGTACAAGCGGCAGCATAATAACGACGGTAATTAATAACCGGTACATCCCTGCCACCGAGGAAGGGGCACTTGAAAACTTGATAATAATCGACGATACCGCAACAGCCAAAACGGCAATAAACAGCCATACATAAGGGTGGAGCCATAATTTCTTCTTTTCTGTATTCATTGTTCGTGCAGGCTCCCTTATCTGCTTATGAATATTTTTCAATGAGACGATCCCATTCCGAAAGCGGAATGACTCCATTGATTCTTTCGCGAATGACACCTTTGGAGTCAATTAGAAACGTCGTCGGAAAAGTATTTACCTTGTATTCCTTCGTGACATCTCCCTCACGATCCATCAGAATGGTAAACGTGAATTCATGATCCGCCACAAATTGCCTAGCCGCGCGCTCTTTGTCAAACTTAGTTGAATTAACGCCATACATTGCGATTTTATCCCCGTACTTCTCATGAAGCTCCTGCAAATCAGGCGCCTCCAGCTCACAAGGGCCACACCATGACGCCCAAAAATTCACGAAGCTAAGCTTGCCCTGCTCGCCACCGATTTTGTACATCTGCTCATCAAGCGCCTGAAGCTCAAATTGCTGGGCAGAATATCCCGCTTTCGGCTTAAAATCTCCGGAAGCAGCAATAATTGCGCTGTCTTTCTCCATATATTGCGAAATGGCCAAGCCTGCCAGCACAAAAGCTACTATAAACCATGCGGACGCCTTCTTCATTTTCCCAAATCCTCCTGCCAAATTCATGCTTTTATCTGCTTCTAT
This genomic window contains:
- a CDS encoding ferredoxin, encoding MAKYTWVEKDTCIACGACGATAPDIYDYDDEGLAEVIFGNDGNKGCVAISEDLYDDMQDAVDGCPTDSIKIADAPFS
- a CDS encoding DNA polymerase IV yields the protein MTNTNEHYPAKGRVILHLDMNAFYCSVHEAEEPDKYKDKPTAVAGSVELRKGIIVTCSYTARRLGVKTGMTVREGLRRCPDLILIQPDFHLYRKYSRGFMTIARSYTDMVEAVSIDECYMDITGSKIFGTPLEIASALQERIRTEWQLPSSIGIAPNKLLAKMASDMKKPNGMTVLRLRDVPELLWDKPCGVLFGIGKKTADKLARLNIRTIGQLAQTDERLLIKQFGVVGAWMKGAASGIDHAPVNGEREVNKSIGHTTTLPKDFIVREDIHRVLLNLSDQTARRLRRQKLMALTVQITVRRPDMSTITRSNTFRSPTHAMEDIFQEACRLFDKHWPEGEPVRLLGVTLQNLSPEMNTAVQLDLFNYEEQPRKEALTKTMDLLRDKFGEDAVLTAGMLSDDPSALIRNKRLRGTSLQKEDF
- the cimA gene encoding citramalate synthase — its product is MTMNLSIFDTTLRDGTQGEGISLSAEDKLKIALKLDALGVHYIEGGNPGSNSKDIEFFERIKAYNLRAKITAFGSTRRKFSLAHQDANLLRIKESGVPAATLVGKSWDFHVHTALQTTLEENIAMVYDSLAFLKHNGIEAMFDAEHFFDGYKHNPEYALAVLRKAQEAGTDWLVLCDTNGGTLPGEIHEIVSRVRAELNAPIGIHTHNDCELAVANSLAAVQAGARQIQGTINGYGERCGNANLCSIIPNLQLKMGYNCLPDDKLSTLTGTARFVSEIANVHMPVGQPYVGNAAFAHKGGIHVSAIMKDSKTYEHIAPELVGNKQRILVSELAGQSNIISKAQELGLDVNANNEKTKQIMERIKDLEHQGYQFEGADASLELLLREAFGEVEEIFTVESFKMLVENSQGALRTEAIVKLNVGGEQVYTAAEGNGPVNALDNALRKALVQFYPKIKQIHLSDYKVRVIDEKDATAAKVRVLVESTSIDNTWSTVGVSNNVIEASWEALVDGIRYALLNMGKPDAIDAPVTEQHGLVNH
- a CDS encoding DMT family transporter, with the protein product MNTEKKKLWLHPYVWLFIAVLAVAVSSIIIKFSSAPSSVAGMYRLLITVVIMLPLVPWKVLRTIRLTGKEWMVLSCAGFFLGLHFLLWMESLKYTSVASSMVFITLQPFFVMLGSFLLFKERQTIAGSLCMAMAVLGSFVIAWGDIGISREALFGDLLSLLGTMAVAVYMIAGQKVSSSLPSNLYSLMVFLIAGTVMFIYNLVNQIALTGYAAEEWMYFVLLAIIPTIFGHLVFNMLLKHIGATNVSMAIIGEPVLAMILAYFLLNEYLNTAQLIGSFLTIASMGMFFRLRARYRAVAAETAA
- a CDS encoding TlpA disulfide reductase family protein — translated: MKKASAWFIVAFVLAGLAISQYMEKDSAIIAASGDFKPKAGYSAQQFELQALDEQMYKIGGEQGKLSFVNFWASWCGPCELEAPDLQELHEKYGDKIAMYGVNSTKFDKERAARQFVADHEFTFTILMDREGDVTKEYKVNTFPTTFLIDSKGVIRERINGVIPLSEWDRLIEKYS